The Papaver somniferum cultivar HN1 chromosome 6, ASM357369v1, whole genome shotgun sequence genome segment TACTGTTCTTGTATTAATGCAATTTAGGAGATTTTTCAAGCTTGGGATTTATTGTCATCTTTTTTCAGTATGAGTCCTGTGTAGCAATCCCAACGTaacttccaacatcttgacatGTAACTCGAGATTGGAGTTGTCGTATTTCCTGCTTTTGTGATATAATGTGATATGCTCCCCTATAGAGATGCAGATAAAATGCAACTAATTGTATGAAGCCAAGACTTATTTTTTTGACATCAGCATAGTTGTGTTTCTCAATCTGCATACACCTTTATTGTTCAATTTGGACATATATCATCCAAAGAAAATAAGCACAAGAAGGAAGTTATGTTACTTGCTGTCAATCGTAAACATTCTGATTACACCTCCTTTAAACCAGAGAAGCTGCAACCTCAGATGGCTGCTGATAACAGTGTTTTTACAGCTTCTGAAGGCCAGACACAGAGACCAACTCTTGAGGTGGTGGAGATCTACAAATCATCTGTTTATGTGAATCCTATCTTAGGTGCTTTGGGAGTTGATATATGGAGATATTTTAGCGCATCTGAGGCAACTGATATTGTTTCTAGTTATGTTGAACATTCagaatatggtaaagacaaagcCATTGTGGTTTTGGATGCAACTCTATGTGATGCTCTCTTCAAGGGAACAATAAAGAAGGGCTCAACGTATCCAACTGAGATTCATAAAAAGGATTTAGGAGCTGATTTTCTGAGTCGAATGCAGCCTCACCACAGAGTAACGAGAGGAGGCGAGTTTGCTGTGCGAAAAGGTGCTCTTAAAACAGTTCAGATAGTAACTGAACGTaggcaaggaaacaaaaaagtaACAAGATTGTCTGGATTGGATTCGTTCTTGCTAGATGCCGAAGTATTGGCTTCTGAGCTACAGAAGAAGTTTGCATGCAGTACAACAGTGGCATAGCTTCCAGGTAACACAGTTTAgttataatttatttttaattttaatatgtaaTTGTGAATCTTCGTTATCAACACGTCGCAGTTGGTATTATCTCTTTGCCTGCACCAATCAACAAGTTGAGTTAGCTTTTGCTGGAGCCATTAGAGATTGGTGGTACTGTTTCTACGTCCTCGTAATCGAGCAAGGAAAATTAGaagattacacaaaagatcagtTAGCATAACTTACTATTTACCCTGTTGAGGACCGATTTTAGGACACATTGATCACTTGATGACATGAAAGAATGAAACTAACACTGACTAATCTGATATTTTGAGGAGTTCATCCATATTGGATTAGTATGACATTGACACACGATAGTCTTAGGATCCTGGTCACGGAGAGTCTGTTTGCTTACAACAAAGCACTTGTATACTTTGAACTTATCTTGTGTTTCTTGTATTCATTAGAAAAGTTAATTAAGATCAATTACTAATGTATTTCTTTTCTTGTGTTTACATGAAAGTATACTCGACAAATAGCTAGCCAGCTCTCATGGTCAATACTTCTACAAGTCCTGCCAGTCCAGGTTCACCAATGATTCcatgttttattttgatttaaACTGAATTGTTTCATTTTTGGTTGTTATTTTTGGTAGTTTCTGTATCAGAATGTATACTTTTCAGATTTCTATAATATTATGTAATTGTTTTCACTTCTATAATATTATGTAATTGTTTTTACATTTGGAACTTGAAAGATTGTAGTTTGCTGAACCTGTAAAATGAAGTCAGTTAATAATTGTCATTCAAATTCAATTTTGTTGATAGTATTGTTGGATTAATTTGATTACCAAATGAAAAGGGTAATTTAATTACAGGAACTCTAATTTTGACCtggttttgaccggtcaaaaccTGGTTTTGGCTGGTCAAAACCATAATTTTTTGGATGTTACAAAAATTTCGCAACTGCATGTTGCGATTGCGACTTTTCAATTCGTAACAGTGTCTAACTGTTGCAACCGAAATTTCGCAACGGCTTATGAGCAGTTGCGAAAATTTGCAACATCGACTATCGTAACAGATTTAAACTGTTGCAACCCCGCTTTGCATCTGAACCACGCTGTTGCTAATcactaaaaatggtgtagtgcaatgatgctt includes the following:
- the LOC113287548 gene encoding uncharacterized protein LOC113287548 isoform X4, which encodes MDEPSMDETILVGDDLMTVPSSPIIPPEIASHVLEASEGQTQRPTLEVVEIYKSSVYVNPILGALGVDIWRYFSASEATDIVSSYVEHSEYGKDKAIVVLDATLCDALFKGTIKKGSTYPTEIHKKDLGADFLSRMQPHHRVTRGGEFAVRKGALKTVQIVTERRQGNKKVTRLSGLDSFLLDAEVLASELQKKFACSTTVA
- the LOC113287548 gene encoding uncharacterized protein LOC113287548 isoform X2, with the translated sequence MDVDSEPSMDETILVGDDLMTVPSSPIIPPEIASHVLEEKLQPQMAADNSVFTASEGQTQRPTLEVVEIYKSSVYVNPILGALGVDIWRYFSASEATDIVSSYVEHSEYGKDKAIVVLDATLCDALFKGTIKKGSTYPTEIHKKDLGADFLSRMQPHHRVTRGGEFAVRKGALKTVQIVTERRQGNKKVTRLSGLDSFLLDAEVLASELQKKFACSTTVA
- the LOC113287548 gene encoding uncharacterized protein LOC113287548 isoform X1 — translated: MDEPSMDETILVGDDLMTVPSSPIIPPEIASHVLEGIETCDGILRNFFLQKLQPQMAADNSVFTASEGQTQRPTLEVVEIYKSSVYVNPILGALGVDIWRYFSASEATDIVSSYVEHSEYGKDKAIVVLDATLCDALFKGTIKKGSTYPTEIHKKDLGADFLSRMQPHHRVTRGGEFAVRKGALKTVQIVTERRQGNKKVTRLSGLDSFLLDAEVLASELQKKFACSTTVA
- the LOC113287548 gene encoding uncharacterized protein LOC113287548 isoform X3, whose amino-acid sequence is MDEPSMDETILVGDDLMTVPSSPIIPPEIASHVLEEKLQPQMAADNSVFTASEGQTQRPTLEVVEIYKSSVYVNPILGALGVDIWRYFSASEATDIVSSYVEHSEYGKDKAIVVLDATLCDALFKGTIKKGSTYPTEIHKKDLGADFLSRMQPHHRVTRGGEFAVRKGALKTVQIVTERRQGNKKVTRLSGLDSFLLDAEVLASELQKKFACSTTVA